One Pieris brassicae chromosome 11, ilPieBrab1.1, whole genome shotgun sequence DNA window includes the following coding sequences:
- the LOC123716562 gene encoding neurochondrin homolog isoform X1 encodes MGEISESIKKCIAILKAAQSDTEKFAALFMVTKLVKGKDCNTTAKKVLFEAIGFKFLKKLLTGTNAQDDCPPSVYKSVALSILTCFCVEPELATHPEMLANVPVFLDIVQTSDNDDYDDNLIIVSEAYTCLQCIAEHEAGQKALIEVGAITKMSEIYSHQSFQTDEALNILVKLVSRYGPEAWGNDPKPFHALVNKIALDFATDQSERKFELATILSALLYSCNKDTVLPGSSDETWPQSIYKALHDVLTSKIGKNQRDPALKLAANIIDLLGIEWTFNDEENPKKFFLLLLQLCAIEIRMQLEDRSFKQAFANADLVTACFLVLESSINYMASDQLDLEQKEKQSVYTSLKGAFNAVVSILTKVSNDKNRDKLPDAEKVFVCAMVRVLVAWLAQETTAMRDQVYNLLPFMFSLANDSFHAYRARKLAEKNKSEGEAMNTDVSLMGQIDLLRLMLPALCHLVVEDKARDITLNLKEEDILYEAMNFHWSIVHYKKPPIPKSERLKAKKPEPELEPQVLEDMKDSRAAMVSLCNIFMNLTVLAPKVVEESMLFNTLLKFIFNNLPELKSIPENLVLHGHLAVLGLLLLKQQGASKVKKNDFSICRYIQSSIRFLWDAYMVDESNDPTALVVSMTYKENWGEIADLWFLGMQTLSGVLTIVPWISEFAIESGWAEGIAEMLAKVKVGTLAPNIKSAFEDFLCRLVDSNENAKTVLKKGGALKMCRSHRMMDLGKKLFGD; translated from the coding sequence ATGGGGGAGATATCggaatcaattaaaaaatgcatAGCTATTCTTAAAGCAGCTCAAAGTGATACTGAGAAATTCGCCGCGCTATTCATGGTTACGAAACTAGTAAAAGGAAAAGACTGCAATACTACAGCAAAGAAGGTGTTATTTGAAGCAATTGGGTTTAAATTCCTCAAGAAGCTTTTAACTGGAACAAATGCGCAAGATGACTGTCCCCCATCAGTATACAAATCAGTTGCCCTTTCAATACTTACATGCTTTTGCGTTGAACCAGAACTTGCAACACATCCTGAAATGCTGGCTAATGTACCAGTTTTTCTTGATATAGTACAGACATCTGACAATGATGATTATGATGACAACCTCATAATTGTTAGTGAAGCTTATACATGCCTACAGTGTATTGCAGAACATGAAGCTGGACAAAAAGCTTTAATCGAAGTAGGTGCAATTACTAAAATGTCAGAAATTTACTCACACCAAAGTTTTCAGACTGATGAAGccctaaatattttagttaaactAGTGAGTCGTTATGGCCCTGAAGCATGGGGTAATGACCCTAAACCTTTTCATGCCTTAGTCAACAAGATTGCTCTTGATTTTGCTACAGATCAGTCTGAGAGAAAATTTGAGTTGGCAACCATTTTAAGTGCACTGTTATACAGTTGCAATAAAGACACTGTATTACCAGGATCATCAGATGAGACTTGGCCTCAAAGTATCTACAAAGCTTTACATGATGTATTGACCAGCAAAATAGGAAAAAATCAAAGAGATCCTGCATTGAAATTAGCTGCTAATATCATTGATTTATTAGGCATTGAGTGGACATTCAATGATGAAGAAAACCCAAAAAAATTCTTCCTTTTACTTCTACAACTTTGTGCAATAGAGATAAGAATGCAGCTTGAAGACAGAAGTTTTAAACAAGCTTTTGCCAATGCAGATTTAGTAACTGCTTGCTTTTTAGTTCTTGAATCTTCTATTAATTACATGGCCTCAGATCAATTGGATTTGGAACAGAAAGAAAAACAGTCTGTCTATACAAGCCTGAAAGGTGCTTTTAATGCTGTTGTTTCAATACTTACTAAAGTCTCTAATGACAAAAACCGTGACAAACTTCCTGATGCTGAAAAGGTATTTGTGTGTGCAATGGTACGTGTATTAGTGGCCTGGCTAGCTCAAGAAACAACTGCAATGAGAGATCAAGTTTATAACCTACTTCCATTCATGTTTTCCCTTGCCAATGATTCGTTCCACGCCTACAGAGCTCGAAAACTagcggaaaaaaataaatctgaaGGAGAAGCCATGAACACTGATGTAAGCTTGATGGGCCAGATAGATTTATTGCGTTTAATGCTACCAGCACTTTGTCATCTGGTTGTAGAGGACAAAGCTAGGGATatcacattaaatttaaaggagGAAGACATATTGTATGAAGCGATGAACTTTCACTGGTCTATAGTTCACTACAAAAAACCGCCAATACCAAAATCTGAAAGACTAAAGGCAAAGAAACCTGAACCTGAATTAGAACCTCAGGTATTGGAAGATATGAAAGATTCAAGAGCAGCTATGGTCAGCCTATGCAATATTTTCATGAATCTCACTGTACTAGCTCCTAAAGTTGTTGAAGAAAGCATGCtgtttaatactttattaaaattcatttttaataatttaccgGAACTGAAAAGTATCCCTGAAAATCTCGTTTTACATGGACACTTGGCAGTATTAGGATTATTGTTACTAAAGCAACAAGGTGCTAGTAAAGTGAAGAAAAATGACTTTTCTATTTGTCGCTATATACAGTCAAGTATACGGTTTCTATGGGATGCCTACATGGTTGATGAATCAAATGACCCTACTGCTCTTGTTGTATCAATGacctataaagaaaattggGGAGAAATTGCTGACCTATGGTTTTTGGGAATGCAAACGCTAAGTGGTGTGTTGACCATTGTACCATGGATATCTGAGTTTGCCATTGAAAGTGGATGGGCTGAAGGCATAGCAGAAATGCTTGCAAAAGTAAAGGTTGGTACACTGGCACCAAACATTAAATCAGCGTTTGAGGATTTCCTTTGCCGTTTAGTCGACTCAAATGAGAATgcaaaaacagttttaaagaaAGGTGGTGCTTTGAAAATGTGCAGAAGCCACAGAATGATGGATCTTGGAAAAAAGTTGTTTGGAGATTAA
- the LOC123716562 gene encoding uncharacterized protein LOC123716562 isoform X3, producing the protein MDGVYEGNYVSAIFFDLDNTLIQTRKGDSKACNKLVEILHNEYGVPHDVATESGANFLRAFRARPDDETYAIHEWPAHLWRNCLPKNYRHIAKNISAEWLKLRFKYLALTADVIHLLESLSSVVAQRVT; encoded by the exons atggaTGGTGTTTATGAAGGCAATTATGTATCTGCCATATTTTTTGATTTAGATAACACTTTAATACAAACTAGAAAAGGAGACTCAAAAGCTTGCAATAAG TTGGTGGAAATTTTACATAACGAGTATGGAGTCCCTCATGACGTTGCAACAGAGAGCGGTGCAAACTTCCTACGCGCCTTCCGCGCGAGGCCTGACGATGAAACCTACGCAATACACGAGTGGCCGGCGCATCTTTGGCGTAATTGCTTGCCGAAAAACTATAGACACATTGCca AAAATATATCAGCCGAATGGTTGAaattacgttttaaatatttagctCTGACTGCTGATGTGATACACCTTTTGGAATCGTTAAG TTCAGTTGTTGCTCAACGAGTGACATAG
- the LOC123716562 gene encoding N-acylneuraminate-9-phosphatase isoform X2: protein MDGVYEGNYVSAIFFDLDNTLIQTRKGDSKACNKLVEILHNEYGVPHDVATESGANFLRAFRARPDDETYAIHEWPAHLWRNCLPKNYRHIAKNISAEWLKLRFKYLALTADVIHLLESLREDYLLGLITNGPSRAQWQKIEKLGLRKYFDCVLVSGDLPWEKPDQNIFLEACKLLSVEPRHCIMVGDKLETDIQGGKQADLLSTVWIPLHKDDSESDLPDFTIQNVTELPDVLPNSPKLKRSVSNIAVC, encoded by the exons atggaTGGTGTTTATGAAGGCAATTATGTATCTGCCATATTTTTTGATTTAGATAACACTTTAATACAAACTAGAAAAGGAGACTCAAAAGCTTGCAATAAG TTGGTGGAAATTTTACATAACGAGTATGGAGTCCCTCATGACGTTGCAACAGAGAGCGGTGCAAACTTCCTACGCGCCTTCCGCGCGAGGCCTGACGATGAAACCTACGCAATACACGAGTGGCCGGCGCATCTTTGGCGTAATTGCTTGCCGAAAAACTATAGACACATTGCca AAAATATATCAGCCGAATGGTTGAaattacgttttaaatatttagctCTGACTGCTGATGTGATACACCTTTTGGAATCGTTAAG GGAGGATTATCTTCTCGGTCTGATCACAAACGGGCCATCACGAGCCCAGTGGCAGAAGATTGAGAAGCTGGGACTCCGCAAGTACTTCGACTGTGTGCTGGTCTCCGGGGACCTGCCCTGGGAGAAACCAGACCAGAACATCTTTCTGGAGGCCTGCAAGTTGCTCAGCGTCGAACCTCGACACTGCATTATGGTTGGGGATAAACTCGAAACTGATATACag ggTGGAAAGCAAGCAGATTTGCTGAGCACAGTGTGGATTCCACTGCACAAAGATGACTCGGAATCTGATCTCCCAGATTTCACTATACAAAATGTAACAGAGTTACCGGATGTCTTGCCAAATTCTCCAAAGCTCAAACGTTCAGTTAGTAATATCGCtgtttgttaa
- the LOC123716563 gene encoding 39S ribosomal protein L11, mitochondrial has translation MSKSVARLKSMKKVADKIDHSSKLRTNVPAGMAAAGPPLGPMLGQRNINIAAFCKDFNERTANIKPGIPLPVRVKVNPDRSYQLVIHQPPSSYFLKQAAGTTRGAMEPVRETCGKITIKHIYEIAKIKSQDPPLEWRSLKEICVMLLSQARTCGIEVVRELDPKEYGEFLNDRKAIIEEQKKQLQEKREAKMLRTA, from the exons ATGTCTAAGTCAGTTGCACGTTTGAAATCTATGAAAAAAGTTGCTGATAAGATAGATCATTCATCCAAATTACGAACTAATGTTCCTGCTGGAATGGCTGCAGCGGGTCCTCCGCTTGGCCCGATGCTAGGTCAG CGGAATATCAACATTGCTGCCTTTTGCAAAGATTTCAATGAACGTACCGCTAACATAAAGCCTGGAATTCCATTACCAGTTCGAGTTAAAGTAAATCCCGATAGATCTTATCAGCTGGTTATACACCAACCACcttcatcatattttttaaaacaagctGCTGGTACAACCCGTGGTGCAATGGAGCCTG tcagGGAAACATGtggaaaaataacaataaaacacatttatgaAATAGCCAAAATTAAATCACAAGACCCTCCACTTGAATGGAGGTCATTGAAAGAAATTTGTGTGATGTTGTTGTCACAAGCAAGAACTTGTGGAATAGAGGTTGTAAGAGAATTAGATCCCaag gaATATGgagaatttttaaatgataggAAAGCAATAATAGAAGAGCAGAAGAAACAATTGCAGGAAAAACGAGAAGCAAAAATGTTGCGAACAGCTTAG